One segment of Chthoniobacterales bacterium DNA contains the following:
- a CDS encoding TRIC cation channel family protein, with protein MPADPLIIQRVDLPAFIDLGATILFSITGAAVAIRRHYDVIGVFVLGLACGLGGGLLRDGLFIQSGPPVAMRDASYLVAVLIGVVIAILFFTHVERLSKPFLIIDALALGAYGVVGASRSFEAGLTTPACIFVGVINAVGSGLIRDVLMRDEPLLLKPGQFYVIASLLGVAGFAVLLTVFRTPVVPAAIAAIAITFVFRLLAIFFDWKTTSVIRPPPAVDGP; from the coding sequence ATGCCCGCCGATCCGTTGATCATCCAAAGAGTGGACCTTCCGGCGTTCATCGATTTGGGCGCCACCATTCTTTTCAGCATCACCGGAGCGGCGGTGGCGATTCGACGCCACTACGATGTCATCGGTGTCTTCGTCCTGGGTCTCGCTTGCGGGCTGGGCGGGGGCTTATTGCGTGACGGTTTGTTTATTCAAAGCGGGCCGCCGGTCGCGATGCGCGACGCCTCGTATCTGGTCGCGGTGCTCATTGGAGTTGTGATTGCTATTTTGTTCTTTACCCACGTGGAGCGGTTATCGAAGCCGTTCCTGATCATTGATGCGTTGGCCCTGGGAGCCTACGGCGTGGTGGGTGCGAGTAGATCCTTCGAAGCCGGCCTGACCACTCCCGCCTGCATCTTCGTCGGCGTTATAAACGCGGTCGGCAGCGGCCTGATCCGCGATGTCCTCATGCGCGACGAGCCGCTCCTGCTCAAACCCGGACAATTCTACGTGATTGCGTCGCTGCTCGGCGTCGCCGGATTCGCGGTGTTGCTAACCGTTTTCCGAACTCCCGTTGTTCCGGCGGCCATCGCCGCGATTGCCATTACCTTCGTGTTCCGTCTCCTCGCCATTTTCTTTGATTGGAAGACCACTTCGGTCATCCGCCCGCCCCCCGCAGTTGATGGCCCCTGA
- a CDS encoding DUF2950 domain-containing protein: protein MKSKSLILLKLPLITGALLLSATLTLSAAEKKEAAPPQGTGKAFDSAQAAGDALIQAAETFDVAALKEILGPGSDDIVASEDPVSDKNRAADFVAKAKEKHSIEVDAKNPNSATLLVGNLDWPLPIPIVKKGGKWYFDIKTGRETILFRRIGANELDALEICRGFVDAQHEYAADKHDDSKVNQYAQKIISTPGKQDGLAWQNADGTWAGPLGEEVAKALEQGYSDKAKPYHGYFFKVLKGQGPAAPMGQMDFVVGDAMIGGFALVASPAEYKVTGVQSFIVGPDGTIYERDLGPDTLTAFKSMERFNPDKTWTATEDHWLDEVEVAGQ, encoded by the coding sequence ATGAAATCAAAATCACTTATTCTTTTGAAACTCCCATTGATCACCGGCGCCTTGTTGCTTTCGGCGACGCTTACTTTGAGCGCGGCCGAGAAAAAAGAGGCGGCTCCGCCACAGGGAACGGGCAAGGCATTCGATAGCGCGCAGGCGGCCGGCGATGCTCTGATCCAGGCTGCGGAAACCTTTGATGTCGCTGCCTTGAAGGAGATTCTCGGCCCCGGGAGCGACGATATCGTGGCATCTGAGGATCCCGTGTCGGACAAGAATCGTGCAGCCGACTTTGTGGCGAAAGCCAAGGAAAAGCATTCGATCGAGGTCGATGCAAAAAATCCGAATAGCGCCACGCTCCTGGTCGGTAATCTGGACTGGCCGCTTCCCATTCCGATCGTGAAAAAGGGTGGGAAATGGTATTTCGATATCAAGACCGGCCGGGAAACGATCCTGTTCCGGCGCATTGGAGCGAACGAGCTGGACGCCTTGGAGATTTGTCGGGGGTTCGTCGACGCCCAGCATGAGTATGCCGCGGACAAGCACGATGATTCCAAAGTCAATCAATATGCGCAAAAGATCATCAGCACCCCGGGAAAACAGGATGGATTGGCCTGGCAAAATGCGGATGGCACCTGGGCGGGTCCTCTCGGTGAAGAAGTCGCAAAGGCGCTGGAGCAGGGCTACAGCGATAAGGCCAAGCCGTACCATGGCTACTTTTTTAAAGTCTTGAAAGGCCAGGGGCCGGCTGCGCCGATGGGACAGATGGATTTCGTCGTCGGAGACGCCATGATCGGCGGATTCGCGCTGGTAGCTTCGCCGGCGGAATACAAGGTCACCGGAGTGCAGAGTTTCATCGTGGGCCCTGATGGCACCATTTATGAGAGGGACCTCGGGCCGGATACTCTGACCGCGTTCAAGAGCATGGAGCGTTTCAATCCCGACAAGACGTGGACGGCGACGGAGGATCATTGGCTGGATGAGGTCGAAGTGGCGGGGCAATAG
- a CDS encoding DUF4105 domain-containing protein, translating to MSRFWGGLLRLPLYFVLVIATLWAAGALFFDLPIAWLRGPLALIYGLAMFAALFFVRGRWRAMSVVALGFAVVLAWWLTLKPTGNKAWQPDVARTAWADIQSDKVTLHDVRNFDYRTETDYTERWETREVELSKLTGVDLSITYWGSPWIAHPIVSFLFSGALPVAFSIETRKAVGQNYSVIAGLYRQYELICITADERDLIRLRTNYRKGEDVFLYRTVITPDHGRALFLAYLNRLNRMHEHPEFYNQLTDNCTTEIRVANIEARQGKVAPWNWRLLLNGKSDELLYERGAIDRSLPFATLKERSLINKKAQAADASPDFSQLIRVGLPQPVFAR from the coding sequence ATGAGCCGGTTCTGGGGCGGTCTCCTCCGCCTTCCACTGTACTTTGTGTTGGTGATCGCGACGCTCTGGGCGGCGGGCGCGCTTTTCTTCGATCTGCCGATCGCGTGGCTCCGCGGGCCGCTCGCCCTTATCTACGGCCTGGCAATGTTTGCCGCCCTGTTTTTCGTCAGGGGCCGCTGGCGCGCCATGAGCGTGGTCGCGTTAGGCTTTGCCGTCGTCCTGGCGTGGTGGCTAACCCTCAAACCAACCGGGAACAAGGCGTGGCAACCAGATGTAGCGCGGACCGCCTGGGCGGATATTCAGAGCGATAAAGTGACCCTGCATGACGTGCGTAACTTCGATTACCGAACAGAAACCGATTACACCGAGCGCTGGGAAACCCGCGAAGTCGAGTTGTCAAAGCTCACGGGGGTGGACCTTTCCATCACTTACTGGGGCTCGCCCTGGATCGCGCATCCGATCGTGAGCTTTCTCTTCTCCGGCGCTTTGCCGGTGGCGTTTTCCATCGAGACGCGCAAAGCCGTGGGCCAAAACTATTCGGTCATCGCGGGGCTTTACCGGCAATATGAGCTCATCTGCATCACCGCCGATGAGCGGGACCTCATCCGGTTGCGTACGAATTACCGCAAAGGCGAAGATGTCTTTCTCTACCGAACCGTGATCACCCCGGACCACGGCCGCGCCCTTTTTCTTGCCTACCTCAATCGTCTCAATCGAATGCACGAGCACCCCGAGTTTTACAATCAGCTAACCGATAACTGCACCACGGAAATTCGCGTCGCCAATATCGAGGCGCGACAGGGTAAGGTTGCCCCGTGGAACTGGCGACTGCTGCTCAACGGAAAGAGTGACGAATTGCTTTATGAACGCGGCGCCATCGACCGGAGCCTGCCGTTCGCCACGCTCAAAGAACGAAGTCTGATTAACAAAAAAGCCCAGGCTGCGGATGCCTCGCCGGATTTTTCCCAGTTGATTCGCGTCGGATTGCCACAGCCTGTGTTTGCGCGTTAG
- a CDS encoding carbonic anhydrase family protein, with the protein MIRKIKYSFLSAFVALMAATVAVQAQDKKPETATTAPSNGNGSTAPTKEKQTAATPESVLAELKAGNARFVSGHPLKRDLKADVKATASGQYPLAVVLSCLDSRQPIEIVLDQGVGDIFSARVAGNLVDEDILGSMEFACKVSGSKLITVLGHTNCGAIKGAIDDVKLGNLTSLLAKVKPAVAQVPADVKPRDSKNHDFVDKVGEANVRLVMQQVRERSPILREMIDQKQIGLVGGMYDLSTGEVHFFEK; encoded by the coding sequence ATGATTCGAAAAATCAAATACAGCTTCCTGTCCGCTTTCGTTGCTCTGATGGCGGCGACTGTTGCGGTCCAGGCCCAGGACAAGAAACCGGAGACCGCTACCACGGCGCCGAGCAACGGAAACGGCTCGACTGCGCCTACGAAAGAAAAGCAGACGGCAGCAACGCCAGAATCCGTGCTGGCGGAATTGAAGGCCGGCAATGCCAGGTTCGTTTCAGGCCATCCGCTCAAGCGTGATCTCAAAGCAGACGTCAAGGCCACCGCCTCCGGTCAATATCCTCTGGCGGTAGTCCTGAGCTGCCTCGACTCGCGTCAGCCGATTGAAATTGTCCTCGATCAAGGCGTCGGCGACATCTTTAGCGCCCGGGTCGCTGGCAACCTGGTGGACGAGGATATTCTCGGAAGCATGGAATTCGCCTGCAAGGTTTCGGGCTCGAAACTGATAACAGTCCTCGGCCACACGAACTGCGGCGCGATCAAAGGCGCGATTGACGACGTCAAGTTGGGCAACCTCACCAGCCTGTTGGCCAAGGTTAAGCCAGCCGTTGCGCAGGTTCCGGCAGACGTGAAGCCGCGCGATTCCAAGAACCACGACTTCGTCGACAAAGTCGGGGAAGCCAACGTCCGGCTGGTGATGCAACAGGTCCGCGAACGGAGCCCGATCCTGCGCGAGATGATCGATCAGAAGCAGATCGGCCTGGTCGGCGGCATGTACGATCTTTCCACGGGCGAGGTTCACTTCTTCGAGAAGTAG
- a CDS encoding arylsulfatase: MKITRQILLILGALGCSLLFCSGAETKSAAPPAGKPNIIHIVADDLGWKDVGFNGAADIKTPNLDKLAATGAKFTQFYVQPMCTPTRAALMTGRYPYRYGLQTIVIPTAAAYGLDTAEWLMPQALKEAGYNTAIIGKWHLGHADRKYWPKQRGFDYQYGAMIGELDYFTHDEHGVLDWFRDNQPVKEEGYATTLLGKDAAKYINAQNSTKPFYLYLTFNAPHTPYQAPQEYIDRYKDIPDPTRRTYAGMVACLDDEIGRVIDALDKRGLRENTIVLFHSDNGGTTNKMFTGQMADVSKIKLPCDNGLYRDGKGSLFEGGTRVCALANWPGHIKAETVDGVIHAVDIYPTLAALAGASTAKCKPLHGVNVWDVIAENKPSPRKEFIYNVEPFRAAIRQDDWKLIWRTLIPTSVDLYNLADDPTEKNNLAAAHPDKVVALQTRLEAAGKDSAKPLALEYIFQTAMKATTPLLPTDEAFYTDADTDSTPPKIGTEH; encoded by the coding sequence ATGAAAATAACACGACAAATCCTACTGATCCTCGGCGCCCTCGGTTGCAGCCTCCTTTTTTGTTCGGGCGCTGAAACAAAATCCGCGGCCCCACCCGCCGGCAAGCCCAACATCATCCACATCGTGGCCGACGATCTCGGCTGGAAAGATGTCGGGTTCAATGGCGCCGCCGACATCAAGACGCCGAATCTCGACAAGCTGGCCGCGACCGGCGCGAAATTTACTCAGTTCTACGTTCAGCCGATGTGCACGCCCACGCGCGCCGCCCTTATGACTGGGCGCTATCCTTATCGTTACGGCCTGCAAACGATCGTCATTCCCACGGCCGCCGCTTACGGGTTGGACACGGCGGAATGGCTGATGCCGCAGGCCCTCAAGGAGGCCGGCTACAACACGGCGATCATTGGCAAATGGCATCTCGGGCATGCCGACCGGAAATATTGGCCGAAGCAACGCGGCTTTGACTACCAATACGGCGCCATGATTGGCGAACTGGATTACTTTACTCACGACGAACATGGGGTGCTGGATTGGTTTCGGGACAACCAGCCAGTCAAGGAAGAGGGTTATGCGACCACACTCCTCGGCAAGGACGCGGCGAAATACATCAACGCGCAGAATTCAACCAAACCATTTTACCTTTATCTCACGTTCAACGCGCCCCATACGCCCTATCAGGCGCCGCAAGAATACATCGATCGTTACAAGGACATTCCTGACCCAACGCGCCGCACTTATGCCGGCATGGTCGCCTGTCTGGATGATGAGATTGGCAGGGTGATTGATGCGCTCGACAAGAGAGGACTGCGCGAGAATACAATCGTCCTTTTCCACAGCGATAACGGCGGCACGACCAACAAGATGTTTACCGGCCAGATGGCCGACGTGTCGAAGATCAAGTTGCCCTGCGATAACGGCCTGTATCGGGACGGCAAAGGATCGCTCTTCGAGGGTGGGACCCGAGTTTGCGCGCTGGCGAATTGGCCGGGCCACATCAAAGCCGAAACCGTCGATGGAGTCATTCACGCCGTCGATATCTACCCAACCCTGGCCGCCCTGGCCGGCGCTTCGACCGCGAAGTGCAAGCCGCTCCACGGCGTGAACGTCTGGGATGTGATCGCCGAAAATAAGCCATCGCCGCGGAAAGAATTTATCTACAATGTGGAGCCGTTCCGCGCCGCGATTCGGCAGGACGACTGGAAACTGATCTGGCGCACGCTTATTCCGACCAGCGTGGACCTCTACAATCTCGCCGACGATCCCACCGAAAAGAACAACCTCGCTGCCGCCCATCCCGATAAAGTCGTCGCGCTCCAGACGCGTCTCGAAGCCGCCGGCAAGGATTCCGCCAAGCCGTTGGCGCTCGAGTATATTTTTCAGACGGCGATGAAAGCGACTACCCCGTTGCTGCCGACGGACGAAGCCTTCTACACGGATGCAGATACCGACTCGACACCTCCAAAGATTGGAACCGAACACTGA
- a CDS encoding DUF3300 domain-containing protein, with the protein MKPKAARPGFVIQSSHAIVALSCVALLLSGNAALLAQTPPATQPATQPAAPPAEAPDAPKIPNDQLDSLVAPIALYSDPLLAQTLAASTYPLEVIQLKQWMDQNKSLKGKALTDAVAKQPWDPSIQSMTMVPDVVTRLAGNIQWTTDLGNAFLAQQQDVMDAVQRMRNKAQSKGTLKTSKEQVVQSKSEGGKEVIVIEQASPETVYVPSYDPAIVYGPPVYPYYPYSYPGYYPGMGLAWGTGILIGAGIANGWWGNCNWGGGDININNNNNFNRNSNRNTINNRPANANGKWQHNSNHRGPAPYSNRKTADKFGGNDRGGPNSNRGPGGDRNGPGGDRNKGPGGDRNRPSNQPSNRPGGDRTAGNKPGGDRSSANRPGGDRSSANRPSNTSRPSGGGDRISNNRSTHSPSPRSNSSFGNSGGFSRSSASSSFSRGSHSMGGSRGGGMSRGGGGGGRGGGRRR; encoded by the coding sequence ATGAAACCAAAAGCCGCTCGACCCGGATTCGTAATCCAATCATCTCACGCCATCGTCGCGCTCTCCTGTGTGGCATTGCTTTTGTCCGGCAACGCCGCGCTGTTGGCGCAAACGCCTCCGGCCACCCAACCGGCGACGCAACCGGCAGCGCCGCCCGCCGAAGCGCCCGATGCGCCGAAGATTCCGAATGATCAACTGGACTCCTTGGTCGCGCCGATCGCGCTCTATTCGGATCCGCTTCTGGCCCAGACCCTGGCGGCTTCAACCTATCCGCTTGAAGTCATCCAATTGAAGCAATGGATGGATCAGAACAAAAGCCTGAAAGGCAAAGCGCTGACAGATGCGGTCGCGAAGCAACCGTGGGATCCGAGCATCCAATCGATGACGATGGTGCCGGATGTGGTGACGCGCCTGGCTGGAAACATCCAATGGACGACAGACCTCGGGAATGCCTTCCTCGCGCAGCAACAGGATGTGATGGACGCCGTGCAGCGAATGCGCAACAAGGCCCAAAGCAAAGGCACCCTCAAGACAAGCAAGGAGCAAGTGGTCCAGAGCAAATCGGAAGGCGGCAAGGAAGTGATTGTCATCGAACAAGCCAGTCCGGAGACCGTTTATGTTCCATCCTATGATCCAGCGATCGTTTATGGTCCACCGGTGTATCCCTACTATCCCTACTCCTATCCCGGATATTATCCGGGAATGGGGCTGGCCTGGGGCACCGGTATCCTGATCGGGGCGGGGATTGCCAACGGCTGGTGGGGCAATTGCAACTGGGGCGGCGGCGACATCAACATCAATAACAACAACAACTTTAACCGGAACAGCAACCGGAACACGATCAACAACCGTCCCGCCAACGCCAACGGCAAATGGCAGCATAATTCCAATCATCGCGGGCCCGCTCCGTACTCGAACCGCAAGACAGCAGACAAGTTCGGCGGGAACGACCGCGGCGGCCCGAACAGCAACCGGGGACCGGGCGGCGACCGGAATGGGCCGGGCGGCGACCGGAATAAAGGACCCGGTGGCGACCGGAACAGACCTTCGAACCAGCCGAGTAACCGGCCCGGAGGCGATCGGACGGCCGGCAATAAGCCAGGCGGGGATCGTTCCTCGGCGAATCGACCGGGCGGCGATCGTTCGTCAGCGAATCGGCCATCGAACACGAGCAGACCGAGCGGCGGAGGAGACCGGATTTCCAACAACCGGTCCACGCACTCTCCCAGTCCCAGGAGCAACAGCTCTTTCGGCAATAGCGGAGGCTTTAGCAGAAGTTCGGCCTCGTCCAGCTTCAGCCGCGGCTCCCACAGCATGGGAGGCTCGCGCGGCGGAGGAATGTCCCGCGGTGGAGGAGGGGGAGGCAGAGGCGGCGGCCGCCGGCGTTAG
- the aspT gene encoding aspartate-alanine antiporter — protein sequence MNYLTNALREHQELAIFLTLAIGFLIGRIKIGTFSLGTVVGTLLAGVAIGQLNIQVPSVVKYVFFDLFLFTTGYKVGPQFFRGLKKDALPQVTLTVVLCVVCLMAAFFAAKMLGYDMGTAAGMLAGAFTESTVIGTAGDAIGRLSLSDADKLSLTNNIPVAYAVTYLVGTGFIVWFLPNVGPKLMGVNLKEEARKLQEKISGSGGSQAEAMSAFMKLGVRAYRITRPDLINRSVAELESRPREARVFISRIRRDGKIIEPQPDTMVREGDVVAVLTRSELLMSRGAEVGVEISDPELLNFPIEMLDVVITNKSLDGKSITELAALDSARGVFLKKLTRTGQAMPFLPETRVERGDLVTLIGSEKDVEGAAKSIGYPYRKTVMTDMIFVGAGIFLGGMVGLLTVVIGGLPITLTASGGALIMGLVFGWLRAVRPTFGRIPESAMWVFDTVGLTVFMACVGLAAGPSFFSGLQKSGLSLVLVGLIIAVLPHTVSILFGRYVLKMNPIIVLGACSGAGTITAALRAIQEEAQSELPALGYTVPYAIGNILLTAWGPVLIAMMS from the coding sequence ATGAACTATCTGACCAACGCCCTTCGGGAACATCAGGAACTGGCGATTTTCCTGACTCTCGCAATCGGTTTTCTAATCGGCCGGATCAAGATCGGAACGTTCAGTCTGGGGACAGTTGTCGGCACCCTCCTCGCAGGAGTTGCCATCGGGCAGTTAAACATCCAGGTCCCCAGTGTCGTCAAATATGTCTTCTTCGATCTTTTCCTCTTTACTACCGGGTACAAAGTAGGGCCCCAGTTTTTTCGTGGGCTAAAGAAAGACGCGCTCCCGCAGGTCACGCTCACCGTCGTTCTCTGCGTCGTCTGCCTGATGGCCGCCTTTTTCGCGGCGAAAATGCTTGGCTACGATATGGGGACAGCGGCCGGGATGCTGGCCGGCGCCTTCACCGAATCCACCGTTATCGGCACCGCCGGCGATGCCATCGGGCGCCTCTCGCTGTCGGATGCGGACAAGCTGAGTCTGACCAACAACATCCCTGTCGCTTACGCCGTCACCTACCTTGTCGGCACTGGATTCATTGTCTGGTTTTTGCCCAACGTGGGTCCAAAGCTGATGGGCGTTAATCTAAAAGAGGAAGCGCGAAAACTTCAGGAGAAGATTTCAGGTTCAGGAGGCTCTCAGGCAGAAGCAATGTCCGCTTTCATGAAGCTGGGCGTGCGCGCTTACCGTATCACCCGCCCGGACTTGATTAACCGGAGCGTCGCTGAATTGGAGTCGCGTCCCAGGGAAGCTCGCGTCTTCATCTCGCGCATCCGCCGGGATGGTAAGATCATCGAACCGCAACCGGACACGATGGTTCGCGAGGGAGACGTCGTCGCGGTCCTGACAAGATCGGAGTTGCTCATGTCGCGCGGCGCGGAAGTCGGGGTCGAAATAAGCGATCCAGAGCTGTTGAATTTTCCGATTGAAATGCTCGATGTCGTCATCACGAACAAGTCGCTCGACGGCAAAAGCATTACGGAGCTGGCAGCCCTGGATAGCGCCCGGGGCGTGTTCCTCAAGAAGCTGACGCGGACTGGCCAGGCCATGCCCTTCCTGCCGGAAACGCGAGTGGAACGCGGCGACCTGGTAACTTTGATCGGATCAGAGAAGGATGTTGAAGGAGCGGCGAAGAGTATTGGCTATCCCTACCGCAAAACGGTCATGACGGACATGATCTTCGTCGGAGCCGGTATCTTCCTTGGCGGCATGGTCGGGTTGCTCACCGTTGTGATTGGCGGCCTGCCCATTACCCTGACCGCCAGCGGCGGCGCGCTGATCATGGGCCTGGTCTTCGGCTGGCTCCGTGCGGTCCGGCCGACATTCGGCCGGATCCCTGAATCGGCCATGTGGGTCTTCGATACGGTCGGGTTGACGGTTTTCATGGCCTGCGTAGGACTGGCCGCGGGCCCAAGTTTCTTCTCCGGCCTTCAGAAATCCGGCCTAAGCCTCGTCCTTGTCGGCCTCATCATCGCCGTCCTCCCGCATACCGTATCCATCTTGTTTGGGCGTTATGTCCTGAAGATGAATCCGATTATTGTCCTCGGAGCCTGTTCCGGGGCCGGGACGATCACCGCGGCGTTACGCGCCATCCAGGAAGAAGCGCAAAGCGAACTGCCGGCCCTCGGCTACACCGTGCCTTACGCGATTGGCAATATTCTTCTGACAGCGTGGGGTCCTGTCTTGATCGCCATGATGTCGTAG
- a CDS encoding alpha/beta fold hydrolase, whose translation MIPVRLIKLTLAALLVAGCADIATVRQTTPRLPAVANEAPELLVAEKELEKARKCQTSEPTRALGGYLAAAQGAERQLERNAGDTRARLVYNFAVARALEVIQSAPLDPWSHSLSVPGPDGEYVVTTLRPAGPDRNPADYNITPTDSLSIGGAYFDKRVTVEGIGAPLVAAGREKKADFRKNFSTPRLYGTATAIIRFRDRHHAQIEFFEPLSTERISFAGHTSRLAADFTAPLAVGLTAERPDKLGLARFLHPGKYADTARLARLQAYDPNRIPVIFVHGLQDTPASWAPMINTLREDPEIRRRYQFWVYSYPSGYPYPYSAALFRQELDAVARAFPNRQRVILIGHSMGGMISRLMVTDVGDKLWRERFGKSPAQTNIPAEPKKLLEDSLVFNHRSDVRRVIFISSPHRGSILASNWIGRIATKLVKTPLFFATLPIRAINAASANPEMMNFEKIPNSIDTLSPNSPFVKSIDKFPITRSIPFHTIEGDRGRGDAPNSSDGVVPYWSSHLEGAQSELVVPSNHSAHQNSQAIAEVRRILKLTQ comes from the coding sequence GTGATCCCGGTCCGACTTATCAAATTAACCCTGGCCGCGCTCCTCGTGGCCGGCTGTGCGGATATTGCCACGGTCCGCCAGACCACCCCGCGTCTGCCTGCGGTCGCGAACGAAGCGCCCGAACTGTTGGTGGCGGAAAAGGAACTGGAGAAAGCGAGGAAATGCCAAACGAGCGAGCCGACTCGTGCGCTCGGCGGATATCTCGCCGCTGCCCAAGGCGCGGAACGCCAGCTGGAGCGGAACGCGGGAGATACGCGGGCGCGTCTCGTTTACAATTTCGCGGTGGCTCGCGCCCTTGAGGTGATCCAGTCCGCGCCTCTCGATCCCTGGAGCCATTCGCTCTCGGTCCCTGGGCCGGATGGAGAATATGTCGTCACAACTCTTCGTCCTGCGGGTCCCGATCGCAATCCGGCCGATTACAACATTACACCTACCGATAGCCTGAGTATCGGCGGCGCCTACTTCGACAAACGCGTCACCGTGGAAGGCATTGGCGCCCCGCTGGTGGCGGCGGGCCGGGAGAAAAAAGCCGACTTTCGCAAGAATTTCTCAACGCCGCGCCTTTACGGGACAGCGACGGCCATTATCCGGTTTCGCGATCGTCATCATGCGCAAATAGAGTTCTTCGAGCCGCTCTCTACCGAACGGATCTCGTTTGCCGGCCATACCTCCCGCCTGGCCGCGGACTTCACCGCGCCGCTTGCGGTAGGACTAACTGCCGAGCGCCCCGACAAGCTCGGGTTGGCTCGGTTCCTCCACCCGGGAAAGTACGCCGACACCGCGCGGCTGGCGCGCTTGCAAGCCTACGATCCCAATCGCATTCCGGTCATCTTTGTCCACGGCTTGCAGGATACCCCGGCGAGTTGGGCGCCGATGATCAACACTCTGCGGGAGGACCCGGAGATTCGACGCCGCTATCAATTTTGGGTCTACAGTTATCCGAGCGGTTATCCTTATCCGTATTCGGCGGCGCTCTTCCGCCAGGAGCTCGACGCAGTGGCTCGCGCGTTCCCGAACCGGCAGCGCGTTATCCTCATCGGTCACAGCATGGGCGGAATGATCAGCCGGCTGATGGTCACCGATGTCGGGGACAAACTCTGGCGCGAGCGCTTCGGGAAATCGCCGGCCCAGACCAATATTCCGGCGGAACCTAAAAAGCTTCTCGAGGATTCGCTGGTCTTCAATCACCGCTCGGACGTGCGTCGCGTGATTTTCATCTCGTCTCCCCATCGCGGCAGTATCCTGGCTTCCAATTGGATCGGGCGCATCGCGACAAAGCTGGTGAAGACCCCGCTCTTTTTTGCCACCCTGCCGATCCGCGCCATCAACGCCGCGAGCGCCAATCCCGAGATGATGAATTTCGAGAAAATTCCAAACAGCATCGATACGCTTTCCCCGAACAGCCCATTCGTAAAATCGATCGACAAATTTCCGATCACGCGCAGCATTCCTTTCCACACCATCGAAGGTGACCGGGGCCGGGGCGACGCGCCGAACAGCTCTGACGGCGTTGTTCCGTACTGGAGCTCGCATCTGGAGGGAGCACAGTCGGAGTTGGTCGTGCCCTCGAATCACAGCGCGCACCAAAATTCCCAGGCAATCGCCGAGGTCCGCCGCATCCTCAAGTTAACCCAATGA